From the genome of Solanum stenotomum isolate F172 chromosome 5, ASM1918654v1, whole genome shotgun sequence:
cctttttttttgagCTGTAAACTTCTCTTTGGTAATAAAATGCTtacttaccaaaaaaatattatattatagaaaatttaaaaactacatgtttatacaaactttaaaaagttatagacaaaaagattgaatgtctatggtgacaaaactgaaaaaccaaaggaaatcatcatcatatacaaaatacaaaccATCGTATATAATTACAAATCAAACGAAGAATTGTTAGTTGCGAATCATACAAATATGaagaattatacaaacgtggcaaattatacaaatttgaagTCAGGCCACGTAATTAATGGTGaatgttagtcgcgagtggtaattatagcaaactatagctataataactaattaagtagtataaatttGCTTAACAACGTAACTTTTCCTACTTAATATTGGGTTGGCTACCGATGAGCCGACCTTAGTGTCATGTCCCGCCACTATTCGAGCCTAATTTTGCAGCAAAGTAGGCGTAGAGGTTTCTAGAGTCAAGTGGAGAACTCTAGAATGCCTTGGAGACTTCAAGAAGGCCTTGGAGAACTCTAGATTatgtagaattctctagaaaGGGGGCCAATATGTAAATACCTTAGAGACTTCTCATGTAAATATTAATTGCACTTTAGTCCTTAggaagtagtataaatagaggtgcctCTCATTTGCAAGGCATCACCAAGTGTAAAGCATTCTCCAAAGCAATACAAAAAGGCTTCTTCCAAAACTTTCTCTTTGTTCTTTCTAAGTCTTTCTTaagcattctcttagcgatccaAGTCCTAAAGGCTTCCTTGAGTTTATAATATCTTGAAAGAGTAGTGAGTAAATTGTCAAGGGCCGCACGGAACTTTAGCCAacactctaagtccgtgacaaaatggtatcagagcaaaggTTTGCACTAAGGGAATGCCAACTGAAGGGGACGTAAACGCCGCTAGCACCACCAACATTCCTCCGGATGGTGGAAAGAAGtcccaaaagggaaagaaaCACCAAAAGAGTCCTGAGGAAATGCTGCTGGATCCTACACCAAGCGAGGCGCTAACATCTCATCCACCCTCAACCACCGAGGCCAGTGACGATGAACACGGCGAGGGGGCCATCGACGTCACTGCAGGAGAAGAGTGGGTCTCAAGGGTTGAAGTGTCCAGGCAGGCCGTGGAGATATTAGGCCGACGCATGAACGTGGCTGATGGCAAATTCAAGACTCTTAAAGACTTCACCCTTGAGGAGACCGAAAACATCCACAAGGAGTTGGAAGGACGCCAGCGGGCCGAGTTCGAGATGAAGGAGGCCATCACCTCCTTGGAGTGTCGGCTCATGGAGGCATTGAACACAATTGAAACCATGAAGGCTGAAATGAGGACACTCAAGGAAGGCATGGAAGCTGGAGGATCTGCATCACCCCACCGTGATAGGGAAGCCAGGGTCGAGGCTCCTAAGCCACCCATGTTTAAAGGCATCCGCGATGCTCAAGAGGTGGAGAATTTCTTGTGGCACttggagaattacttcaagtgtAGCCGAGTGAAGAGTGATGAGACCAAGATCAACATTGTCGTGTTGTATTTTTCAGAGATGATCATGCTGTGGTGGAGGCGCAAAGAAGCCGAGATAAGGAAGGGGACGTGCACCATCAACACGTTGGAGCAATTTCGCGAAGAATTCAAGAAAGCCTTCTTTCCTAATAACGTCATATACGAGGTTAAGCGCAAGTTCCGGGAGCTGAAGCAAACAGAAAGCATTCGGGCGTACGTGAAAGAGTTCACAACTCTAACGCTTCAGATTCCCAACCTCACGGACGAAGACatgttgttccacttcatggaCGGGTTACAGAATTGGGCCAAGACGGAGTTGGAGCGGCGACAGGTCAAGACCATAGATGAAGCCATCACCCAGGCCGAGTCTTTGACAGATTTCAAACATGATCAGCATGACAAGGCAAAGGGCAAGGATGCAAGGAGCAGTCATGCCAAAGGTGGGGGAGACCGTGGCCGAGGCAAGGAGCAGCAGGCACACCCCAAGCAGCACAACCCCCACAAGCCGGACAACAGACGATTCGTGCGCCAGAACTACACGGAGAAGAAGGCGCAGACCACTAAGGGAGATGGTTGCTACATATGCGAAGGACCACACGGCTATGCCAGGTGCCCGGAGATGAAGAACCTTGGTGTCATCCTACGCGAACGAAAGGAGAAGGACGCACAGGAGCAAGGGCAAGACGCAGGCACGACGCAGTTGGGCATGGTTGGACTATGCAGGGCGATAGCCAAGCAGACAGAGAAGCCAGGAGACTTCAGCACACAGTATGTAGACATCTCCATTAATGGACGTACAGCTCGTGCCATGGTGGACACCGGGGCAGAAGCAAACATCATGACCAAGACGGCGACAGAGAGGTTAGGGCTGAACTATGTTCCAAGCAACACCCGCCTCAAGACGGTCAATGCACCACCGACCCCCGTGTGCGGAATCACCCAAGGAGTGAGCATCACGTTGGGAAGTTGGCAAGGTAAGACAAAATTTACCGTCGCTCCTTTGGATATCTTTGACATTATTCTTGGGCAAGAGTTCTTCCAGTGGTGCCACACGATGATTGACCCCCAACTCCAACGACTCATGGTCCTGGAGCGGGAAGGGTCATGCATGGTACCTCTAGTCAAGGTACCAAAGAAGGAAGAACACGCCCTCCTATCGGCCATGCAGATCATGAAAGGCCTGAAGAAAGGAGAGTCGACGTTCTTAGCTATCATTGCAAGTTCGAGAGAAGACAATGGTGCTAGGGAATCCTTGCCACCGATCGTAGAGAAGGTCCTTGAAGAAAACAAGGATGTGATGCCAGCCGAGCTGCCAAAGATCCTACCTCCAAGGCGCGAGATATATCACAAGATAGAGCTGGAAGTTGGAGCCAAGCCACCCGCACATGCCCCTTACCGCATGGCTCCACCCGAACTGGAGGAGCTAATGAAGCAGTTGAAGGAGCTCCTCGAGGCCGGACACATCCATCCATCCAAGGCACCTTATGGCGCGCCGGTATTATTCCaaaagaagaaggatggatccTTGCGCTTATGCATCGACTATCGGGCGCTTAATAAGGTaacaattaagaacaaatatcctatCCCGCTTATTGCAGATTTATTTGACAGACTTGGACAAGCGAAGTACTTCACGAAGGTGGACCTCCAAAAAGGTTACTACCAAGTACGCATCGCAGAGGGGGACGAGCCGAAGACAGCGTGCGTTACCAGATATGAAGCATACGAGTGGTTGGTGATGCCTTTTGGCCTAACCAACGCACCCGCCACGTTCTGCACGCTGATGAACAAGATCTTTCACCCCTACCTGGATCAGTTCGTGGTGGTGTACTTGGACGACATAGTCATCTACAGCAACACCTTGGAGGAGCACGTAGAGCATCTAAGGAAAGTCTTACGAGAAAACCAGCTTTATATTAAGCGGGAGAAATGCGAGTTTGCCCAACATGAAGTGCATTTCTTAGGTCGTATCATTAGCCAGGGCGAACTACGGATGGACGAGGCCAAAGTACGGGCAATCCAAGAATGGGAGGTGCCCACTAAAGTGACTGAACTACGATCGTTCCTTGGACTTGCAAATTATTATCATAGGTTTATAAGGGGATATCTGCAAAGGCCGCTCCGCTGACCGAgttattgaagaaaaataagcCATGGGTTTGGAGCGCGGAGTGCCAACAAGCCTTCGAAGGTCTCAAGGCCGCGATAACAGAAAAACCGGTCTTGACACTGCCCGACTTTTCGAAGACCTTCGAAGTACACACAAATGCCTCAGACTTTGCCATTGGGGGAGTTTTAATGGAAGAAAAACACCCAATAGCATTCGAAAGCCGCAAGCTGAACGAGACCGAACGGCGCTATAcggtgaaggaaaaagaaatgaCGGCCATAGTACATTGCCTGCATAcgtggagacactacttgttagGCTCCAAGTTTGTGGTCAAGACGGACAACGTAGCCACTAGCTACTTTCAATCACAGAAAAAGATCACCCCAAAACAAGCTAGGTGGCAAGACTTTCTAGCCGAGTTCGACTACGCCTTGGAGTATAAATCGGGAAGAGGCAATGTTGTGGCCGATGCGCTAAGCAGAAAAGCCGAACTTGGTGCCATCACGACAGCCCATTGCGATATTCAAGATGCAATCAGAGATGGCATGCAACATGATCCTGAGGCCAAGAAGCTGATGGAGCTAGCCGCCCAAGGCAAGACTAGGCGCTTTTGGGTAGAGGATGGCCTCTTGCTCACGACCGGTCGAAGGGTCTACGTGCCGAGATTCGGGACTATCAGGCGGTGAATAATCAAGGAAAGCCACGACACACCGAGGGCCGGGCATCCAGGGCAGCGACGAACCAGGGCACTGATTGAGGCTATCTATTTCTGGCCACGCATGCGAGACGATATCAAGTGCTATGTGTAGACTTGTCTTGTGTGCCAGCAAGACAAGGTAAAGCAAAGGCATCCAGGAGGACTACTAGAGTCGCTACCCGTAGCGGAACGTCCATGGGAAAGCGTAACTATGGACTTCATCACCTCCCTACCTAAGTCCGACGGGTACGAAACTATCATGGTCGTGGAGGACAGGTTCTCAAAGTATGCTACCTTCATACCCGCCACAGCCGGATGCACCGCAAATGAGGCCGCTCGattgttcttcaagaacgtggtgAAATATTGGGGGCTGCCAAGGCACATCACTAGCGACCGAGACCCCCGCTTTACTGGGAACTTTTGGAAGGAGCTGTTCGAGATATTTGGCATAAAACTTCACTTCTCCACAAATTTCCACCCGCAGACCGACGGCCAGACCGAACGCGTCAACGCCCTGCTGGAGTGCTACTTAAGGCACTATGTTAGTGCGCATCAGAAGGATTGGGCCAAACTCCCAGACATGGCACAATTTTCTTATAACTTACAAAGGAGTGAGTCCACCGGGCGCACACCATTTGAATTGGCGACGGGCCAACAGCCCCAAACTCCGCATTCTTTACCGGCCGCTTTCGAAGGGAAGAGTTTGAAAGCTTACCATCTTGCCAAAGGATGGGAAGAGCAGCTTGACACTACCAAGTCCTACTTAGACAAGGCAGCAAACAAGATGAAAAAGTTTGCCGACTGCAAGAGGCGTCCCACAGACTATAAGGAAGGCGACATGGTCTTGGTGAAATTCAATCCAAGACAGTTCAAGGCACTAAGAGACGTTCATCAAAACTTAGTGCGAAAATATGAGGGTCCGTTCAAGATCGTTGTCAAGGTGGGCAAGATCTCATACAAGGTGGAGTTGCCTCCACACTTCAAAATCTATCCGGTGTTTCATGCAAGCGTCCTCAAGCCTTACCATGAGGACAAGAAAGACACCAGCCGAAACCAACCCCGCTGGGCCCCATCACTGTCACTGCCTCGCATGACCGGGAGATTGAAGCTATCATAGATTATCAAGCCAAACGGAAGCGGGGTCAACAAGCCAGCGCCATGTTCCTTGTGCATTGGAAGGGACAATCTCCAGAGGAGGCCACATGGGAGAAATATGAAGACTTGTGACAATTTAAAGACCAAATCCGGGATTTTCTGCAGCAGTGCGCCGTGGTCGTCGCATCATCGGATGGGGGAGCGTGTCATGTCCCGCCACTATTCGAGCCAAATTTTGCAGCCAAGTAGGCGTAGAGGTTTCTAGAGTCAAGTAGAGAACTCTAGAATGCCTTGGAGACTTCAAGAAGGCCTTGGAGAACTCTAGATTATGTATAATTCTCTAGAAAGGGGGCCAATATGTAAATACCTTAGGGACTTCTCATGTAAATATGAATTGCACTTTAGTCCTTAggaagtagtataaatagaggtgcctCTCATTTGCAAGGCATCACTCAAGTGTAAAGCATTCTCCAAAGCAATAcaaaaagccttcttccaaaactctctctttgttctttctaagtctttcttaagcattctcttagcgatccaAATCCTAAAGGCTTCCTTGagtttacaagatcttgaaagagtAGTGAGTAAATTGTTAGGGCCGCACGGAACTTTAGCCAACACTCTAAGTCTGTGACATTAGGCTATATACACATTGGACCTAAAAAtgattaggaaaaaaaatgaatcaacTTGAGAAACAAAATACAATTAGATTACtgaccaaaaaaatttaaagcaaacaacattaaataaatttacataggaccaaaaataaattgaatgaaCTTAgcaaacaaaagtaaaaaagaattaGGGATCTTTGCAAATTTAAAGGTATAGTCATTTCTTTGTCACATAGCTCAAACAAACACTTTATGTGATACAATTTTAACAAAAACTCCAGTTTTAAGTACTCAGACTGTCACGATTCAAAATGGGTCATGAATGACACACACACTTAATCTTCTAGGTGGGGAAATCAACGAATGCAAACCTCAACTTATATTAGCTATTCAACTTAtgaaatacaacaacaatatgaaAACTCAAATCTTATTAAAGTAAGAAATAAAATCAACTAGAGTCTATTACATAACATCCCAAATATGAAAGTCATCACATTAAAGACAtctaatttcaaaatatcaagtCTGAGAGTATCGAAAACACCAGAATAGATAAATAGAATAGTTGTGCTCGAAATCTAAGGACATCTTGCCATAACCGAGGAATTCCAACACGAGCTAGAAGGAATAGCTCACCCTAAAACCTGATGTATTGGAGACTGGCTAAAGTTATGGATGAGTCAAAGTTGTTGGTATGCTCGTTGCACTCTTCAAAAGGAAAACGGAGAAAAAATACAAGTAGAGATCAGTACATGACAACATTTACTGAGTATATATCATCGACCGACTCAAAATAGAAATTAACATGCATAAAGTAATAACATAAAATCAACTATAACACTTAGCAGGTGGCAAGCAATAAGgaacatgaacaagtgacaacAACAATGAAGCAAGTACGTAATTAACCAACAATATCAAGAACACACATGAAGACTCAGGCCTCCACACCACTCTTTTTTGGGAAATGGGTTCTTTGAAATTGAGTATACTAagttattttgatatgttttcctttaatattaCCATACCAAAACATGACACCCGGTCCAATAATATAGTTAATTAATCATTCTTTATCATCATTTTTCACTTTCgtaacaatatttcatcaagtcttatttattcaaggcatcattTTGATAGAGTAAGTTCATGATCATGGATTTTACGGTCTTGGTA
Proteins encoded in this window:
- the LOC125864193 gene encoding uncharacterized protein LOC125864193 encodes the protein MPTEGDVNAASTTNIPPDGGKKSQKGKKHQKSPEEMLLDPTPSEALTSHPPSTTEASDDEHGEGAIDVTAGEEWVSRVEVSRQAVEILGRRMNVADGKFKTLKDFTLEETENIHKELEGRQRAEFEMKEAITSLECRLMEALNTIETMKAEMRTLKEGMEAGGSASPHRDREARVEAPKPPMFKGIRDAQEVENFLWHLENYFKCSRVKSDETKINIVVLYFSEMIMLWWRRKEAEIRKGTCTINTLEQFREEFKKAFFPNNVIYEVKRKFRELKQTESIRAYVKEFTTLTLQIPNLTDEDMLFHFMDGLQNWAKTELERRQVKTIDEAITQAESLTDFKHDQHDKAKGKDARSSHAKGGGDRGRGKEQQAHPKQHNPHKPDNRRFVRQNYTEKKAQTTKGDGCYICEGPHGYARCPEMKNLGVILRERKEKDAQEQGQDAGTTQLGMVGLCRAIAKQTEKPGDFSTQYVDISINGRTARAMVDTGAEANIMTKTATERLGLNYVPSNTRLKTVNAPPTPVCGITQGVSITLGSWQGKTKFTVAPLDIFDIILGQEFFQWCHTMIDPQLQRLMVLEREGSCMVPLVKVPKKEEHALLSAMQIMKGLKKGESTFLAIIASSREDNGARESLPPIVEKVLEENKDVMPAELPKILPPRREIYHKIELEVGAKPPAHAPYRMAPPELEELMKQLKELLEAGHIHPSKAPYGAPVLFQKKKDGSLRLCIDYRALNKVTIKNKYPIPLIADLFDRLGQAKYFTKVDLQKGYYQVRIAEGDEPKTACVTRYEAYEWLVMPFGLTNAPATFCTLMNKIFHPYLDQFVVVYLDDIVIYSNTLEEHVEHLRKVLRENQLYIKREKCEFAQHEVHFLGRIISQGELRMDEAKVYKGISAKAAPLTELLKKNKPWVWSAECQQAFEGLKAAITEKPVLTLPDFSKTFEVHTNASDFAIGGVLMEEKHPIAFESRKLNETERRYTVKEKEMTAIVHCLHTWRHYLLGSKFVVKTDNVATSYFQSQKKITPKQARWQDFLAEFDYALEYKSGRGNVVADALSRKAELGAITTAHCDIQDAIRDGMQHDPEAKKLMELAAQGKTRRFWVEDGLLLTTGRRVYVPRFGTIRR